From the genome of Salvia splendens isolate huo1 chromosome 7, SspV2, whole genome shotgun sequence:
TTCTTGTTTACCCACGTTTAGCCAAAGGCAAGATCAAAGTTGAAATtaagtagaaaaaaaatattttgcttTCGAAGTTcgagattttatttattaaaataaatttatagatATTTCTATAATTTATTAGAAGGTGGCCTGCAGAAATTTGGGCCTCGAAAATCACATAAATTTTGCAGCTTTTGATTCGGCCACAGCCCACTAATTTCATTGGTCAGTTTCAGTTTTAATATTTCTCAATGATTGGAGTCAACAGAAGCTGTCTCACTTGAGGTTAAAGTCAAAGGTGGTTAAAAAACgagtgattttattttatttgtttataatttataattttaaaatttgaatgagaaataataaaattaaaagattttCAATTATCTCATTTAGCTAAATTTGGAAATTAAGCTGAGGCTAAGTTGAAAACCTAAATGTATATAGACATCAACATGAAGGAATGAAGGAATGATGTGTagattagagagagaaaatgaaggGATGAAGCTCAGTCGTAGTCGTTTATCAAGTTTAAAGCAATGTCGCTTAGTCTTCAAAATCGTCACATTAATACACGTTGCGCTACTATTCATCCACATCACCAAAATTGTACAGATGTGCGCTAACTCAACATCACATTTGCTCAAAATATCATTGTGGAAcgattatgaattttttttagatgggtaaaaaaaattacgaaTTTTCTAATTCTATGAGTTGTTTATGATAGTTGCTAAGACAAATTAGAATTTaacaaaaatttataattttacatataattgGCTCTATGTCCCGAATTTGTATGGCTATGATACAATTCATTCCATCAAAATCGTCATCTCTTCATCATAGTATTTGAGCATAAGAtaagattattaattattactctTTCTTTCTCATTCTAAATACTggcacaatttttttatttctcagttaaattaatatacttttaaaaatgaaaacatgtaaTTTTTTACGAAGTATGGCTATTTGTAATGACTAATGTGGCGggtaaataataaatttatcgTTGAAAAGTCTATTAGCCGATTATTTATTTACTACTCATACATcttgtttattattttaaatatttacatttatttaatattttagaaAAACGTTAACGTGTTTGTGCAGGTCAATGATTGCAATAAATTCTAACCTGTGTCCGGCTAAATCGGGTTTGGTCGGATTCCCATGCCTAAAGGGAAATTATAAATTTACTTAGTTATATTTCTTctgtaaaattaaattttatattaaatgtgTGACTATTTACATcttgcttttattttatttttttttattcaaactaAAACTTGTTGACTCTATGGTGGCTTCGTCGGTGCGGTGATCAAAATTCATcactagtatttaatatttttataaattgaatCTAGTTCTGGTTATTTTGGTGTAACTTGCAAGTAATtgcataaataaatttattcagTCACGAATCATTGTTGATTTTTCGTCCTcgcaaaaaagaaaagaaaagaaaattaaacaaaataatgtGTGAATAGTTTTAGATAAATTGGGGTGGTGGTAGGTGGGTAGAGTTTAATTTAGGTGCTACATTAATATGTTAGGCCCATTTCACcaataataagaaaataaaaaccgACTTATATGTTTGGATTTGGGATTATATGCAATCGCGGGTTCGGGTTGAGTGAGGGTTCATTAAGCCATGAAAGCCGAAATACTTCATTAAATACTCTGATATTTAGAGGTACTACCGATATTAGATTGTGATCCATTTCTGTTATTAGTTAGACACCTATTATTAGCGACGATCTTTTATGTGCCTAGTTTTacataattttgttttcttaGATCCGTAGTGGCTTGTAGGTATTCTATTGGTCATAAATCCATAAATCTACATTTCGATTTTCAAGTAATGGACTGACAAATATacatgataattaatttatctatcTCCATATACTACATTCGGAATACATAAATACAAGTTATGTAGCTAGTGTAACAATATTTCAATTTGTCACGGATTCATTATCCCTAGCCACAAATATACAATCATGACAATTTATTTGAGGGTGAATTGAAGATATATGTCAGAGAGAAATTATTGATCCAAGCCTTTTTATTTCGTTTGTCCAATCATTATTATGCAAGATTGTTCATTCGTATAAAAAAATGGAAGAGTGATAATGTATCATAATTATGTAAGTTCGTATGCATGAATTTTGCAAGTAAAATTGGTGATGTGATGAAATTCTAAATTTCTTTCATAGGCCAATTGTCATAGAAATTTGGCTAAATATTGGTTCAATCAATGACTTTAGAAATCGATTGAGAAAATGATGAAGTTGTTTTCAATTATTACATCAAAATATTAGTTTGATGTAATTTTCACTTCATAGTTTTTccaactaattttaaaattgtgtTATGTACTAGTATCAGTATtaaaatttaactaaatttcatattttattatattttatatacccATACGCACCAGTGTATTCAGTTATTATGGGCAGAAAAATAAACATactgaagaaaaaataaataaaattataaaatgtgaCAGATAAATTCAAAATTGGAGTTTGCATGTGTCTGACCCGGCATGGTGCATTAAATTGCTCTCTGCAAATTACTATATTAtccaataatatttatttaaacacATGCACTTTTGGATTTATGATACATCTACAATTAATATTTGCCGACCTCgtgaattaaattgaacccatatTTATCATGAAATTCGCGTCATTGACTATACTATACATACGGTATTATtggatgaaaattgaaaaataatataaaattaatgttTGTATGAAGGAAATAATATGTATATACACGTGTTAGATTGTTTTGTGTAAAATCATACACGTTGGGAATGATAAATAAACATTTTTTAGCATTAAATACTCATTTATGTCTGAATATAGATATTAGTTTGTACGTACATACACATGTGTGTATGAAAAGTGATATTTAATGTAGGATTtaatcatttaaaaaataataaaactttgaTTGGTATATTAAATATGGATGCCATTGGTCAAAATGCAaccaataataattattaatgcTGATTGCAATTAGTTAAGTGCATATATCTACTTTGCATTGCTGACAGGGCACCGGGCACAttcaattttgtttaatttttcaatgtatttaataaaattattgtactcttttaatgtgttttataaaatattttacatcATGACATTAGTAACACTCTTTTCTATATTTTGTACGTATCAAAATAACGTTGTACGGATATTGAGGTCATTGTGTGTGTGCATTTTgctacaaatttaaaaattattaatattaaaacaATTCAAAAAAGGTCAATTACCAATATGGGGGCAATAAATCCATAAAAGTGCTATAAATGACACCATTTACATGATAATTCGGTACtgtataaaatcaaaatatttagAGTATATACTCCATCTTCttctgtcccattaaatatgaaacgtttgTTTTTCACACATGTTTtgggaaaatgataataaataattaaagggggaaaaaaataaagtaaaaaagagaatattATAAAGGGGACTctcctctacattattctctctattactttattttttcaccactttagttatttattataatttttctaaaataaGTGCGCAAAAGCAAacgttgcatatttaatgggacagggggagtaattttttttactctagaCAAGATGgtttaattatactaaaattattatatataaacCGGACAATGAAAGTGACTTAAATAACAAGACAAATATTTTTGGCAGTTTGTCAACTTGAGATGGAGTTATAAATCTTAAATAAATCGTCAATGTTCCCTTTGCCTATGTCACATTAAGACAAAATTATAGTTTTAAGTGACGGAGTGAGTGAATTTCTaaattgaatgaaaaaattGATACACATTAGTAAGATTAGAGTGAAATTCATAAATTAGAAAATGGGATGTTATCGATGTAAATTATTAGGGTGAGATTATAATTGAGAAACTTCAAAGTCTAATAAGCTATTGCCAGATCgcaacacaaaacaaaacacttGAAAAAACAGATTTAATTATAATGAATAATCCAAAAGTGGTGGCAAATTAAAGCTAActcttttcttttataaaatagaaCCTGGAATCGTGACAACagaatacaaaaaaatattattccataaataaaataacttgGCGTCCTaagtttcatttaaattaagTGTGACAGTGTCGTGTCTTTATATACATgatcatattattttatttatataataatgagAAAGTACTAAAGTTGTTTAAAATTCCCGACAAATTATCTTATATTAATCACGAAAGCAAGCTAGTTTAATTAGGTAATCTTAGACACTAATTAGTAATTAACCCCGAAATCGGGTGTTTTTAGCTTAATGCTGAGCTGGCGAGTGTATTTTAGAGTGAAAGAGAAAAGCATAATTGTTGCATAAAGTAATTATTATCACCAcactactatttttttcttattatattttgtgtattattgaAATAATGTAATCGATGGTCGGTGATTGTTTTGTGAAAACCGGGGGCGGTGTAGTATAAACAGTTCTTTAACAaacatattaatttatattcCATATATAAACATAAAGTAAATTGGTTTACTACGtatttttgtgaatttaatgAGTCGGAATTATTATAATATACACGTATTATGTAAATTTAACTTATCACCTAAAACAAACAATATGGAGAAGTTGAAAGATGTAAAAATGGACACGAATTCCTCCACTATTATTTCTTCGTTTAAGAGGAAATTTCTAAAATCAGAAAGcagaggaataaaataatatttctaaAAACACAAAACGATTACTTTTTTGGGATAAATTTTGGGaaaaaattgtcattttttGTCGTCAATTCCGTAACTTAGAAAATTGTTGATTATATTAGTATAAATTTggcatttttttcaattatccCATCATCGCATATTTGGGGAAATTATGTTTGATGTAGTAGACAACGCATAGTATATGGAATATATGTTCGATTACTTAAAAACGTTTAATACACATAATGAGCGTCGTCGACTTTAAAGCAATTAATTGAGACGGTTCTATAATACGTAACTGGGCCGGATATTTGCAATACGGGTTCGGGCAAGATCTGCGTATTTGGGTCAGATCTCTGTGACACAGATTGGGCCGGATCTTCAAATTTTGAACTTGGGCttagtttttatttgatttttaatgaattgtaGTGAAAAATAACAGCTACTATGATAATTAATGATTAGTCAATATCTTGACAAAATTTAACAATATTACGAAAAATGTGACCATCGACTAATTTGACATGTAACCAAGGGAGGTGATAATTTACcatattgaaaatttaaatatgtaGCTCAATTTATATACAGCCCACCAAAATATGATATTCCTCGATTTAAATAAGTAGCTCAAACTATTGATATTACACTTGAAaagaaacaattttaaaaaaaggaaaatagtatatatatatatatatatatatatatatatatatatatatatatatatatatatatatatatatataggaatagCTCCTTGACATTTTGGTAGTTAATATAATGGGATCAACAATAGGTAAATGGtaaaaaataatgaacagaAGTATATTACAATCCCTATATGATGAGaaagtaagaaaaaagaaatatagatCTAAAACTAAAGTGAGATTACATTCTTATACCCAAATTTTTTATGAGTGATTTTGCATTCTCCATGCCTAAATTTCTTTTGAGTGAAAGAAAACTTGGGGTGAAAAGAATAGAGCTGAAATATAAACAATCATCGTCCATTTCCCCAATCAAATCAATTCCTATAACATTTCTCTTCTCCCTGGAATAGTAAAAAAAGCGcctatcatatgataacatCAATATGCCGCCATTTCTGTAAATTTTGATAGGTTGACAACCCTTTTTTAAGCATAATTATTACAAGGCTTTTCCACGATGAGTTGTATAGTCGTCCAATATTTCTTCACTTGTTCACATTCCTTCAACAACCATATCACAATACTACCTAGTGTACCATTATGAATACATAGGCAATCCCCCACACCATACAACTTCGCACCACGTGTGCCGAAACTATACACAATTGTATATGTGACATTAGCAAGAGGTGCAAGAAATGTGCTAAAACGTTCTGTTTCAAGATCAAAGCAACAAACATGAGCATCCCTTGCCGTAGTTTTAACTAACCAATGGAGATTGCCAATAAAAAATGCACCACAAATGGAGGAGTCGCAGTAGTCAGAAAAAGGGGGGAGCGGCTTCAACGGTTCTCCACAAAGATCCCGCTTTAAGAGTGTACACATGAAACCCAGATTCAGGGCTATGATAGACAACTTTATGTTGTCCGCTTATTTTGCTCACTGCAAATCCAAAACGATCTCCCTTCCGAGCAACACGCCCATGGAGCTCAACAAATTCACGGGTGATGGGATTACATACGGAAATATGATCATCCATAAAAGcattttttaaaagaagcagaCCATTGGCAGAACATTGTATTATTGATTCTCGACGAAAATCAAACTTGGCGATTGGACCAAGCTCGGCATAAATATCGAACCAATTTGAGAACGGCTCGAGCTCGTCTTCCAATTTGAAAACACCAAACCAATTTGAATCCCACTTGGTAATGGAAACAACTAGGGGGATTTAGAAAGATGGGACTTGACAAAAGCATCACTCTCAATGAGATTAATCCATGGTTTGCAAATGCATTTGCAAGTTGCAATGCTTTGAGGAGAGAGTCTCAAGAGAATATTTGTGTGATGATTTCTAATGCGATTTAATCTGTTTAGTTTAGTCTAGTCCAATttaatttagttaattaatataatttcaataatttatgtGATTCATATGACTAAGAGATATGTTCAaactaaaattcaaatttataacaCTACATACAAAAGTATATGAAAGTTTTCCGTGATTAAACTTGTACACCACCGCTCTCTTTCTTTCCACCAAATTGAACTCTTCTTTGTAAAGTATGtcataaaattattattcaaaaggTGTGTCTTTATAGTCTAACAAAGGCTTTTATATATAGAATCCTaaacttacaaaaaaataaaataaaaggaaacaaataaaaagtaaaatcaaTTAACATTTTCCATGTACAAATTCTACAAACTAGGAAATAATCCCAAATTAATATTGGGGTGACTTTCCGGCGTTTAATCTATTCTAtaccaatttaatttattttctggaTTTTGAATTTAGGTTACAAAGAAATATGGTGATTAGGCTagtatggagtactatttaagaattaattaattgtttttaacGGCTGGGATTAAGTTGGGTGTTTGGTGGTGTATGAGAGATTCGAGTGCACCCCAATTTTGGAAAGATAAAATAGAAATGCTTAAACAGTTTATTCAGTGGTCGGTGGTGGTTTTGTAAAACAGGGGGCGGTGTAGGAATTGTAAATGCATAACTCTTTATGAAACTAATTTATTCCATAACATaaagtaatttaatttaatttactacGTATTTTTGTGAATTGAATAAATAGGAAGTGTTACATTAAAGTATAATTCTTCGAATAGTTAATATTATGTAGATTTAATTTATCACCGTCAAAAAGGAAAAGGAGTAATTCAGAGAAGTAAACATGGACACGAATTGTCGAAAAAGACAAAAAGATGACTTTTTAGGGATAAATTGTTTGAAAAATCATTTTATGGTCAAttctgaaatttaaaaaaattgttgattgtattattataattttgattgAATTTAAAGTGATGACTTTAAAGTGATTGAATTGAGACGGTTTGTACGTAACTGGGCCGGATCTTTGCAATTCGGGTTCAGGACGTATTTGGGTCAGATCTTCAATATTCGAACTTGAGcttaatttttaatgaattgcTGTGAAAAATAAGAGCTACTAagataattacaaaaaaaagtgACTAACTGACTATCGACTAATTTGACATGTAACCTGATAATATAACATATAGATGGGTAGTGATAAAACGCAAACTctacaaactctaaactataatctggatcgttaaaaatatcaacagatgataaaatagtagcaatagaaaatgtcaacacagtgtcaataTAATATgaaccgttgacattgtgttgacattttttgtttctATTATCTTATAATCTGTTATATTTTTTGACAGTGTAGATCAtagtttaaagtttgtataatatttagagtttgcatttgatcacctTACCCATATAGATAATTCAAATATGTAGCTCAATTTACCAAAAAATGATACTACATCATATATTTAACTACATTTTGAAATCAATCTATCCTATCATCCAAAGTAAACGCTCATCTACATCGAACGGAGCTCTTTCTGAAGCTCCTTGGCGTGGCCCGTCATCCCGTTCATCGAGAATGCCTTGATCATCGTTCGGTACGTGACCTTATCGAGTTTGCAGCCCCGCCTCTTCATCATCTCGGTCACCCCCTTCATCTCTGCGATGCATCCCATCAGGCCGTAGGCGTTGATCAAGCAGTTGAAGAACACGGTATCGAGGGTAACGTCGGAGTTCTCGACGAAGCGCAGAACAGCCGCGATCTTTTCGAGCTTCCCTGCGTTCCCATAGGCTCGCACGAGAGAACACAGAGTCACACAGTTGGGCTTGATCCTCTCGGATTGCATCAGCCGGAACAAGAACTCCATCTGCTTGACGTCACCGCCTCTCCCGAACGCATCTATGACGATGTTGTAGGTGACGAGCGTCCAGGTGTAGTGGTACCGCTGCATGTACTGCATCACGGCGCTCATCTTCTCGTAGTTCTCCGTTTTGCCGTAGGCGTCGAGGAGGATGTTGAATGTCTTGATGGTGGGGTCGATTCCGGCTTTCAGGAACTTGTCGTAGCATTTCTCCATCATATCTATCTGCCCGCTGCCCCCGAAAGCCCTGAGCGTCGAGTTCATGGTCCAGACATCGGGTTCGCAGTGGGGCTGCCGGAGCATCTGTACCAACACGGATTCCATCTCCACGAACCTGTTAGTAGCAAACGATTGAAACGATTTTTTCACATCTTAGACCATATGTAGAGAAGGGAAGAGAGAATTACTTCTTCGCTTTTCCATACGCATCAATGAGAGTATTATACGTGACCGTGGATGGTCTGATCCCGTGTACTTCCATTTCCGAGAGGAGAGAGTTAACTGCGTCAAAGTCATAAACGTGCAGGCAAGACTTTATGAGGATGGAGTACGTGTACACATCAGGTTGACAGTCGGGGATCTTCTTCATCTGGTCGAGAATGGAATACGCTCTATCGAAAAGGCCACTCCGGCTGTAGGCAGACATAAGAGCAGTGTAAGCTTCTCGGTCCGCCACACACCCTTCATCAATCATTGCCTGAAACAAGGTATGAGCTATCTCAGGTTGCTTACATTTTCCGAGCATGGTGATGAGCTTCACATATATACCAGCATACGGCTTGTACCAGACTTGCTCGCGCAGGAGTTCAAAAACCTGAAAACATCATGTAAAGAGTCGGATCAATCAAATTTCTCgtcttcaaattcatgaatgACTCGAGTTACATGAATCACTCTTAACACCCCACAGACCGTCCCAGCTCACCTTCTTCACTCAATTCTCGAATCACACTTCAAACTAACCAACATCAGATTGCAGTATTTCCCACCTAAGGCGACCCGAATGCAATACATACGACACTCTATCCAGCTGAAACACTTCAATCTCTCACAGTTTCGAACTCAAATACTACAATATCTCAAATATGACACACATCCTGCCGAGAGCCATTTTTATCACTCATTTCTTGAATCATCGGAATCAATATTTCACACCAAAGAGACTACATCCAAAACTCTTCTAGCTCCTATTGATCCCACACTCGATATCTGACACACACTACCACAAAACAGATAATCAGGAAAAAAAACGCACCCGGCATATAACATTCACGTTAGCACAATTTATAAATTCATCACCAAAAACTCTTCAACAACATGAATCAAACAAAAATGTAGAGACTTTACACCAAACAACAAGCCcagaattgaaataaaatcaagGGAATTTCTGAAATCAGGAAAAAAACATCCATAATACGATTGCAGTATTTCCCACCAAAGGCGACCCGAATGCAATGCAAAAAAACGGCACTCTATCCAGCCGAAACACTTCCATCCACACTCAAATAGTACTACATACATTCTTGAATCACACTCTGTTTCACGCCAACTGCATCCAAACTAGCTAAACTCTGGCCATTTGTATCACTCGATTCTTGAATCACCAGAATCCATATTTCACACCAAAGAAAACTACATTCAAAACTTTCCTATCTCCAATTCACTAATTCTTCACCAATAAATCTTCAAAAACcaagaaacaaacaaaaaggTAGATACTTTAATGCCAAACAACAAAACCAAAATCGAATCAAATAACGGAGAGTTCTGAAATCAGACAACAGACCTTGAGAGCAGACTCCCAACGCAAAGCAGTGATCCTCTCATGAAGGGCATCGAGAACAGATTTCGGCAACAGCCTCTTGGATCCCCCTTTCTTCTTCTCGATCACCGCTTTCGTAGCTTCTCTCCTGAGAATAATCGAAATGGCCTTTTTCGACGCTATCTTCCTGTTGGTTTGCTCCTTCCTCTCTCGATTTTCCACCTCCTTCATCTTGGCTTGCCCCAATCTCCTCTCAGCTGTAGTGACCATGTTTCCACCGGCATTTGGCGGCTGCGGGTCGGGTTTCATGGTGATATTAATCCGAGTTCGGGCATGGTTCGGCCGGCTGAACGACGGTGGGAAGGGATTGGTGGGGCCCGGGAGAGACGCCATGGCTGATGAAACTCAAAAATTCAGAATTGGAAATTCTAATTAGCAACAACAACAATCGAAAGGAGTGAAACTCAAAATTTCTAATTTCCTAATTCTAATTAGCTACAACAATAATTGAAAGGAGTGAAACTCAAAATTTCTGAATTCCAAATTCTAATTAGCAACAACAATAATTAAAAGGAGTGAAACTCAAAACTTCTGAATTCCACAGCAACACCAACAATCGGAAGGAGTGAAACTCGATTAATATTCAACAATAACTACAATCGGAAGGAGTGCAATCATCGGGTATTAAAATCCTTTTCTTCCAATCCCTACCAACATCTAATTCCAACGTCGCAGCCTCAATAGACAATATcaccaaaaaaaaatgcaacAAGAAGATAAAAACCCTTACTTCAAACTAAGCAACATGAAAAAGCCTAATTCAAAAAGGAAAAGTCTAATTCAAATAACAAGAGTAGATATTAAGGGCAGATGTTTTCGAGTGGTAGAGGTGAGCATAATTCAAATTCATACGGATTGAGCAGATTTACCAGCTGAAATTGAGTGAAGAAGATGACGCGAATTGCCAACTAAGGAATTTTAGAAGAACATATTTGTTTGATGCatatttaatttgttataatatactgattaaaaaataatattaaaaattttacttttataatttttatatagtttgatttattatttttattaattaatttaaaattatagaaaACGAGCAAATTGagtttgatttttataaattttgtaaaattaatttttttaatattttttaatgtattagaattaaactaaatatataaatcgaaataaGCAACACTAAATATGCGTAAAATGAGAGTGGCGTTCATGTAAGGAAAGAGTGCTGTTGACATAGCATTTTATTAAAAGAAGCAGATCATTGGCAGAACATTGTATTATTGATTCTCAGACGAAAATCAAACTTGGTGATTGGACCATACTTGGCAAGAACATCGAACTTATTTGAAAATGGCTCGAACTCGTCTTCcaatttgaaaacataaaacCTATTTGAATCCCACTTGGTAATGGAAACCACTAGGGCGGGGCTGAATTTAGAAATATGAGACGTGACAAAAACGTCGCTCTCAATGAGATTAAGCCATGATTTTACAAATGCATTTGCAAATTGCAATGCTTCGAACAAAGAGTCTCAAAAGGATATTTGTGATGATTTCTAATGGTTGGTATGGCTTCATTTTTGAATGGATGAATTTGGTCtttctttagagcatccgcagcggtggcgaaagacgccaccgcagtccgcgccgttggcaaggcgcaggaccgccgccgctgcagccgcgccgctggcacggcgctgctcgatgtatcgagcacgtccgtgccagcggacgcacacgtggcgcgctcccattcgtcaacggcatagccgttgtgtttaaacttttttttattttttttttaaaaatcggtatttaattataaataatgctaaaaaataaaaaaaaatatttccaaatcccaaaaatatggccgtttttttcccgttttttctgaatttttttgatttttttttttccccaaaatcatctataaatacacacattcatcatccatttatcacatcaaatcatctctcattcatctctcattcataattctcatacaaactatcaacacattcatcccccactcaaattctcaaatgg
Proteins encoded in this window:
- the LOC121811257 gene encoding pentatricopeptide repeat-containing protein At5g48730, chloroplastic-like, which translates into the protein MASLPGPTNPFPPSFSRPNHARTRINITMKPDPQPPNAGGNMVTTAERRLGQAKMKEVENRERKEQTNRKIASKKAISIILRREATKAVIEKKKGGSKRLLPKSVLDALHERITALRWESALKVFELLREQVWYKPYAGIYVKLITMLGKCKQPEIAHTLFQAMIDEGCVADREAYTALMSAYSRSGLFDRAYSILDQMKKIPDCQPDVYTYSILIKSCLHVYDFDAVNSLLSEMEVHGIRPSTVTYNTLIDAYGKAKKFVEMESVLVQMLRQPHCEPDVWTMNSTLRAFGGSGQIDMMEKCYDKFLKAGIDPTIKTFNILLDAYGKTENYEKMSAVMQYMQRYHYTWTLVTYNIVIDAFGRGGDVKQMEFLFRLMQSERIKPNCVTLCSLVRAYGNAGKLEKIAAVLRFVENSDVTLDTVFFNCLINAYGLMGCIAEMKGVTEMMKRRGCKLDKVTYRTMIKAFSMNGMTGHAKELQKELRSM